One Helianthus annuus cultivar XRQ/B chromosome 7, HanXRQr2.0-SUNRISE, whole genome shotgun sequence genomic region harbors:
- the LOC110868171 gene encoding putative receptor-like protein kinase At4g00960: MKQVNVRLWISLLVVVVVVFIIMTEQVTSQPTERNSTLIAYRCSLFKVGNPLYFFSNLNTTLSRLRGQLTTSVQAAADTLSNSASVWGLAWCMGYLSVPDCLGCFDYAVNQLKACGYDSGAHAIYSDCGVRYENYNFYTQANTVVYSLCNNKTAHQPREFRKAAEKLLLDLQIAAPRTKKYYAASTRKIVVDNETVYAIAQCNLNVSQSSCLECLQLKSRFLQVCLPSTSGFTMTNRCFMRYGRTPFFRQNQKTDIASLLWDGHSSKTRSIIGVVVGAASFLLLVLTFFLLWYRSRWNKTSRGQQGAQDLNGAIYYNYKHLELATNNFSEENIIGKGGFGEVFKAILDDKKVVAVKNLKLGYGGAKVQFENEILLISQIHHRNLLGLLGWSSEGSKLLLVLEYMPNGSLDKFLWGANKGSLNWQTRYNIIIGIARGLSHLHKEFHVKIVHRDIKSSNILLDDDFQPKIADFGLARFQPDDKSHITTKFAGTLGYTAPEYVLYGHLSDKVDTFSFGIVILEIISGRKCTYRNFDTSSIACLLEYTWKLYETNNLMKLVDETIDMNQYKEEHVVNIIEIALLCTQSPVSKRPTMSEVVLMLQNDPSFVEKELTRPDFIDQDWRIQTVSS, encoded by the exons atgaaacaaGTGAATGTCCGGTTGTGGATCAGCctgctagtggtggtggtggtggttttcaTAATCATGACGGAACAAGTGACATCACAGCCGACTGAAAGAAATAGCACCCTGATCGCATATAGATGCAGTCTATTCAAGGTTGGGAACCCGCTGTATTTCTTCAGCAATCTAAACACCACCCTTTCCAGACTTCGTGGGCAGTTAACCACCAGTGTCCAAGCCGCCGCAGACACTTTGTCCAATAGTGCGTCGGTGTGGGGCCTTGCTTGGTGCATGGGATATCTTTCGGTTCCAGATTGTCTGGGTTGTTTTGACTATGCTGTTAATCAGCTGAAAGCATGTGGTTATGACTCTGGTGCTCATGCTATTTACAGCGACTGCGGTGTCAG GTATGAGAACTATAACTTCTACACTCAGGCTAATACTGTGGTATATTCACTTTGCAACAACAAGACTGCGCATCAACCAAGAGAGTTCCGAAAAGCAGCAGAAAAGTTATTGTTAGATCTTCAAATTGCAGCACCAAGAACAAAAAAATATTATGCAGCTTCTACTAGGAAAATAGTTGTTGATAATGAAACTGTGTATGCCATTGCCCAATGTAATCTAAATGTAAGCCAGAGTTCTTGTTTAGAATGCTTACAGTTGAAATCAAGATTTCTACAGGTCTGTCTTCCTAGTACCTCTGGTTTCACAATGACCAACAGATGCTTCATGAGGTATGGCAGGACTCCATTTTTTAGACAAAACCAAAAAACTGATATTGCATCTCTCCTTTGGGATG GACACTCAAGCAAGACAAGAAGCATAATTGGGGTAGTTGTTGGAGCTGCAAGCTTCTTGTTGCTTGTACTCACATTTTTCTTATTATGGTATCGCAGCAGATGGAACAAGACAAGTAGAGGCCAACAAG GCGCACAAGATTTAAATGGGGCAATTTACTACAACTACAAACATCTCGAGTTGGCTACCAATAATTTCAGTGAAGAGAATATTATAGGGAAAGGCGGTTTTGGTGAGGTATTCAAG GCAATTCTTGATGATAAGAAAGTTGTGGCAGTTAAGAACCTGAAACTTGGATATGGTGGAGCAAAAGTACAATTCGAAAATGAAATCTTACTTATAAGTCAAATTCATCATCGAAATCTTCTAGGTCTCCTTGGATGGTCCAGTGAAGGATCCAAGCTACTTCTTGTCCTCGAATATATGCCAAATGGAAGCCTTGACAAATTCCTATGGG GAGCAAACAAGGGTTCCCTGAATTGGCAAACACGATATAACATCATCATAGGGATAGCTCGGGGTCTCTCTCATCTACATAAAGAATTCCATGTGAAGATCGTTCATAGGGATATAAAATCAAGCAACATTCTCCTTGATGATGATTTTCAACCCAAGATTGCAGATTTTGGATTGGCAAGGTTTCAACCCGATGATAAAAGTCATATTACCACCAAGTTCGCTGGGACATT GGGCTATACAGCGCCGGAATATGTACTTTATGGCCATTTATCGGATAAGGTTGACACTTTCAGCTTTGGTATTGTGATCCTTGAAATCATTAGCGGTCGAAAGTGTACTTATAGGAACTTTGATACATCATCAATTGCTTGCCTCCTGGAATAT ACGTGGAAGTTGTATGAAACTAACAACCTTATGAAGCTAGTGGACGAGACAATAGATATGAATCAATACAAAGAAGAACATGTTGTGAATATCATCGAGATTGCTTTGTTGTGCACCCAATCACCGGTTTCAAAAAGACCGACCATGTCTGAAGTTGTTTTGATGCTTCAAAATGATCCATCATTTGTGGAAAAAGAGCTAACAAGACCTGATTTCATTGATCAGGATTGGAGGATTCAAACCGTTTCTTCATAG
- the LOC110866735 gene encoding fibronectin-binding protein A-like produces the protein MKEARYADELKFLKDFKTTKNEWHVKETGRRRRMATPIVREGEGSSSQPKKKQKKAAQTLLIDEPAEDNPVVDVEKEQVVTAEDDPFNVDQLFDTNVLETGPEIVADVNKVVNVESQKEKEKIVEDVEGDDVNKDTTSSSSSSDDGIDEIESRKRIQEEIEKEKLLRKRKRQEKDDDDVYVPSPEHVSGSQSSPRVRKKAGGRKKVVSPKLRKVSPKIKIPKIVLKKKQTKESKKPPTPPHEPIPPQSPIQSPPRQPTPPQQSSPPKQPTPPRQLSPIHQSPPPQQPFVTSQEIFQTPPLTQMQPGLSSKGLYTPQDNLLDVGDFDFANTSQVRNVEKKVEEVVAENKRIAAENKKVSDREKNLEIRVS, from the coding sequence ATGAAAGAAGCAAGATATGCTGACGAGCTGAAATTTCTTAAAGATTTCAAAACTACTAAGAATGAGTGGCATGTGAAAGAAACTGGAAGAAGACGTAGAATGGCAACTCCTATTGTTCGAGAAGGTGAAGGATCTTCTTCGCAAcctaagaagaaacaaaagaaagctgCTCAAACATTGTTAATAGATGAACCTGCTGAAGATAATCCTGTGGTTGATGTTGAGAAAGAACAAGTTGTAACTGCTGAAGACGATCCATTTAATGTTGATCAATTGTTTGATACAAATGTATTGGAAACAGGGCCAGAAATTGTTGCTGATGTTAATAAAGTGGTAAATGTTGAAAgtcagaaagagaaagagaagattgttgaagatGTTGAGGGAGATGATGTAAACAAAGATActacaagttcatcaagttcttcaGATGATGGTATTGACGAGATTGAAAGTCGAAAAAGAATTCAAGAGGAGATAGAAAAAGAGAAGCTgttaagaaagagaaagagacaggAAAAGGACGATGATGATGTTTATGTGCCTTCTCCAGAACATGTCTCAGGATCACAATCTTCTCCAAGAGTTAGGAAGAAAGCTGGAGGTCGTAAGAAAGTTGTCTCTCCAAAGTTACGCAAAGTCTCTCCAAAGATCAAGATTCCAAAGATTGTGTTAAAGAAGAAACAAACAAAAGAAAGCAAAAAGCCACCTACACCACCACATGAACCAATCCCACCACAATCACCTATCCAATCACCACCCCGACAACCTACTCCACCACAACAATCCTCACCACCTAAACAACCAACTCCACCAAGACAACTATCACCTATtcatcaatcaccaccaccacaacaacctttTGTTACCTcacaagaaatatttcaaacacctccactcacccaaaTGCAACCTGGTTTGTCTAGCAAAGGTCTTTATACTCCACAGGATAATCTTTTAGATGTTGGAGATTTTGATTTTGCCAACACTTCACAAGTCAgaaatgttgaaaagaaagttgaagaagtTGTTGCTGAGAACAAGAGGATAGCAGCTGAAAACAAGAAAGTGTCTGACCGTGAAAAGAATCTAGAGATAAGAGTAAGCTGA